The Daucus carota subsp. sativus chromosome 2, DH1 v3.0, whole genome shotgun sequence genome includes a window with the following:
- the LOC108207798 gene encoding equilibrative nucleotide transporter 3, translated as MNCFIVLAMTPSSEAPVRVEGTLLAILVCWFLGLGSLVSWNSMLTIGDYYYELFPDYHPSRVLTLVYQPFALGIMAILTYNESKIDTRKRNIAGYILFCVSTFALIVFDLATSGKGSVGYFIGICVFVGAFGAADAHVQGGMVGDLSFMRPEFMQSFFGGLAASGALTSGLRLVTKAAFENSANGLRKGTMLFLAISTFLEFICIFLYAFIFPKLPVVKFYRSRAAFEGSKTVTCDLAAAGIQKQEIQNADNDANPQRLTKKQLFFQNIDYLLDLFLIYVLTLSIFPGFLYENTGKHQLGSWYPLVLIAMYNVLDLVGRYVPLINLIKLESRKGLMIAILSRFLLIPAFYFTAKYGDQGWMILLVSFLGLTNGYLTVCVMTVAPKGYKGPEQNALGNLLVLFLLGGIFAGVALDWLWLIGSTAKF; from the exons ATGAATTGCTTCATTGTACTAGCCATGACACCTTCAAGTGAAGCTCCAGTCAGGGTTGAG GGGACACTACTTGCAATTCTTGTGTGTTGGTTCCTTGGACTAGGATCACTAGTTTCATGGAATAGCATGTTGACAATAGGCGACTACTACTATGAATTATTTCCT gaTTACCATCCATCAAGAGTACTTACGCTCGTCTATCAACCATTTGCACTAGGAATAATGGCAATACTTACTTATAACGAGTCAAAGATTGATACTAGAAAACGTAATATAGCCGGATACATCCTCTTTTGTGTCAGTACTTTTGCACTTATAGTG TTCGATTTGGCTACGTCAGGGAAAGGGAGTGTCGGATATTTTATTGGTATATGTGTTTTTGTTGGTGCTTTTGGAGCAGCAGATGCTCATGTCCAGGGTGGAATGGTAGGAGACCTATCTTTCATGCGCCCGGAGTTTATGCAG TCATTCTTTGGTGGTTTGGCTGCATCAGGAGCTCTTACCTCTGGTTTGAGGCTTGTGACAAAAGCAGCATTTGAAAATTCAGCAAATGGTCTTCGAAAGGGAACAA TGTTGTTTCTTGCTATATCCACATTCTTAGAATTTATCTGCATATTTTTGTATGCATTTATTTTCCCTAAACTACCAGTAGTTAAGTTCTATCGCTCCAGAGCAGCATTTGAAGGATCAAAAACTGTTACATGTGATCTTGCTGCTGCTGGCATCCAGAAGCAAGAAATTCAGAAT GCTGACAACGATGCTAATCCTCAGAGGCTTACCAAAAAACAGTTATTCTTTCAAAACATTGATTACTTATTGGACTTGTTTCTGATATATGTCCTAACCTTGTCAATATTCCCCGGGTTCTTATACGAAAACACTGGTAAACACCAGTTGGGTTCATG GTATCCACTTGTTCTGATAGCAATGTACAACGTCCTGGATCTAGTTGGCAGATACGTTCCCCTGATAAATTTGATCAAATTGGAATCTCGGAAAGGCCTCATGATTGCAATACTATCCCGTTTCTTGCTCATACCTGCGTTTTATTTCACTGCAAAATATGGTGATCAGGGGTGGATGATTCTCCTTGTTTCATTCTTGGGATTAACCAATGGTTACCTAACTGTGTGTGTCATGACTGTAGCTCCGAAAGGATACAAG GGTCCGGAGCAAAATGCATTGGGAAATCTGCTAGTTTTATTTCTTCTGGGCGGTATATTTGCAGGTGTTGCTCTGGACTGGTTGTGGCTAATTGGCAGTACGGCtaaattttaa